One part of the Thermococcus radiotolerans genome encodes these proteins:
- a CDS encoding phosphoadenosine phosphosulfate reductase domain-containing protein, with protein MFHLIVRARKDAKALQYINERNYGGFLKVSSLGGGRTLEEVEGPLRELLDEPYVPILLLGDAEEELMEEVLPVLEESGKPFYARLLRTKRVRNMRVDELHSNIEEIKARFRLGIEWKDAYALNPENPLGIEIHPDYDIYLAMGEGFRRAMRSILGVEIGENSLVLRKLMNLEVYYSGPHRVAEVSKRLGSPVEVLWRIPSAEAVPLERLIELNRGYIEAFAEASRAFLRRFEGHDIVVPWSGGKDSTAALLLASEVFDDVTAVYVRMEYEMPGTDEYVEEIARRLGVDVIRIDVPMPLDRYGVPTHSNRWCTRLKVEALYRAASEFEKPLLLVGDRDGESARRRLKPPVLERRNDVLGRFLEVMPVKFWSGLMVQLFLLMRGIELHPLYYEGFYRLGCTVCPSLSDWEVRLLRKREKEGS; from the coding sequence ATGTTCCATCTCATAGTCAGGGCCAGGAAGGACGCCAAGGCCCTTCAGTACATAAACGAACGAAACTACGGCGGTTTTCTGAAGGTTTCAAGCCTCGGCGGCGGCAGAACACTGGAAGAGGTTGAGGGCCCCCTCCGGGAGCTCCTCGATGAGCCGTACGTGCCCATCCTGCTCCTTGGAGATGCCGAGGAGGAGCTGATGGAGGAAGTGCTGCCCGTCCTTGAGGAATCCGGCAAGCCCTTCTACGCGCGGCTTCTGAGGACGAAGCGCGTGAGGAACATGCGGGTTGACGAGCTGCATTCCAACATCGAAGAGATCAAGGCCAGGTTCAGGCTTGGGATCGAATGGAAGGACGCCTACGCGCTGAACCCGGAGAATCCCCTTGGCATCGAGATTCACCCGGACTACGACATCTACCTGGCCATGGGGGAGGGCTTCCGGAGGGCGATGCGCTCCATCCTCGGCGTCGAAATTGGAGAAAACTCCCTCGTCCTGAGGAAGCTGATGAACCTCGAGGTCTACTACTCCGGCCCGCACAGGGTGGCCGAGGTCAGCAAGAGGCTCGGCTCCCCTGTGGAGGTTCTCTGGAGGATTCCCTCGGCTGAGGCGGTACCACTGGAGAGGCTCATCGAGCTTAACCGGGGGTATATAGAGGCCTTTGCGGAGGCCAGCAGGGCCTTTCTCCGGAGGTTTGAGGGGCACGACATCGTCGTTCCGTGGAGCGGCGGGAAGGACTCAACGGCCGCCCTGCTCCTGGCCAGCGAGGTCTTTGACGACGTCACAGCCGTCTACGTCCGCATGGAATATGAGATGCCCGGGACGGATGAGTACGTGGAGGAGATCGCCCGGAGGCTCGGCGTTGACGTCATCAGGATTGACGTACCCATGCCGCTCGACCGGTACGGCGTGCCGACCCACTCCAACCGCTGGTGCACGAGGCTGAAGGTGGAGGCCCTCTACCGGGCCGCCTCCGAGTTCGAGAAACCCCTCCTGCTCGTGGGAGACCGCGACGGCGAGAGTGCTAGGAGAAGGCTCAAACCGCCCGTTCTGGAGCGGCGGAATGACGTGCTTGGAAGGTTCCTCGAGGTCATGCCGGTGAAGTTCTGGAGCGGCCTGATGGTTCAGCTCTTCCTCCTGATGAGAGGCATCGAGCTCCACCCTCTCTACTACGAAGGTTTCTACCGGTTGGGCTGCACGGTGTGCCCGAGCCTCTCTGACTGGGAGGTAAGACTCCTGAGGAAGAGGGAAAAGGAAGGTTCATAG
- a CDS encoding NAD(P)-dependent malic enzyme, which yields MDALNFHRDNFPGNGKIEVIPKVPLTKETLSLAYTPGVAEVSRAIAGGEDPCEYTNRCNTVAIVSDGTRVLGLGDVGPLAALPVMEGKALLFKAFGGVDAFPLVLAEKDPDRFIEVVKAVSPSFGGINLEDIASPKCFYVLDRLREELDIPVFHDDQQGTASVVLAALLNALKVVGKRLDGITVALFGAGAAGFATLRITTKAGVKPENVRVVELVDGKPRVLTPDLPLEELFPHRGELLSKTNGEGIEGGPVEAIEGADVLISFTRPGPGVIKPEWIRLMADDAVVFPLANPTPEILPEEAKKGGARVIATGRSDYPNQVNNLLGFPAIFRGALDVRARTITDGMVIAASNAMASVIEPSEDEIIPSPFHPEVHPKVAGAVAEAAMREGVARVRVNPEEIEGRLRKWREFYGKNIVPLNEGRKAYL from the coding sequence ATGGACGCGCTGAACTTTCATCGCGATAACTTTCCGGGTAACGGGAAGATAGAGGTAATCCCAAAGGTCCCCCTCACGAAGGAAACGCTCAGCCTCGCCTACACCCCCGGTGTGGCGGAGGTCTCGAGGGCGATAGCCGGTGGGGAAGACCCCTGCGAGTACACCAACAGGTGCAACACGGTGGCCATTGTAAGCGATGGCACGAGGGTTCTCGGCCTCGGAGACGTTGGCCCCCTCGCGGCCCTCCCCGTGATGGAGGGGAAGGCTTTACTCTTCAAGGCCTTCGGCGGGGTGGACGCCTTTCCCCTCGTCCTGGCCGAGAAGGACCCCGATAGGTTCATCGAGGTCGTGAAAGCGGTCTCCCCCTCCTTCGGCGGGATAAACCTCGAGGACATAGCCTCGCCCAAGTGCTTCTACGTCCTCGACAGATTGAGGGAAGAACTCGATATCCCAGTCTTCCACGACGACCAGCAGGGAACCGCGAGCGTCGTTTTGGCGGCTCTGCTCAACGCCCTCAAGGTCGTTGGTAAGAGGCTGGACGGGATAACCGTCGCCCTCTTCGGCGCCGGGGCGGCGGGCTTTGCAACGCTCAGGATAACAACCAAGGCGGGGGTAAAGCCGGAGAACGTCAGAGTTGTGGAGCTGGTTGATGGAAAGCCGAGGGTTCTGACCCCCGACCTGCCGCTTGAGGAACTCTTCCCCCACAGGGGCGAGCTCCTCTCGAAGACGAACGGTGAGGGAATCGAAGGCGGCCCGGTGGAGGCCATCGAAGGCGCGGACGTTCTCATATCCTTCACGAGGCCCGGGCCCGGTGTCATAAAGCCGGAGTGGATAAGGCTCATGGCGGACGACGCGGTGGTCTTCCCTCTGGCGAACCCAACGCCGGAGATACTCCCCGAGGAAGCAAAGAAGGGCGGGGCGAGGGTGATAGCGACGGGAAGGAGCGACTACCCCAACCAGGTCAACAACCTCCTCGGCTTTCCGGCGATTTTCAGGGGGGCGCTCGACGTCAGGGCCAGAACGATAACCGACGGCATGGTCATAGCCGCCTCGAATGCGATGGCCTCCGTGATAGAGCCGAGCGAGGATGAGATAATCCCCTCGCCGTTCCACCCGGAGGTTCATCCAAAGGTGGCCGGGGCGGTTGCAGAAGCAGCCATGCGGGAAGGGGTCGCGAGGGTTCGCGTTAACCCAGAGGAGATCGAAGGACGGTTAAGGAAATGGAGGGAGTTCTACGGGAAGAACATCGTCCCACTGAACGAGGGGAGGAAAGCCTACCTGTAA
- a CDS encoding FumA C-terminus/TtdB family hydratase beta subunit, translated as MAVRLRTPLSEEDVLNLNAGDIVHLSGIIYTARDSAHRKILELAERGELPFELDGAVIYHCGPVVRKTSGGYEIVSAGPTTSARMNRYLKEILSLGVRGIIGKGGMDAEPFKGRAVYFAFTGGAGSLAAKSVKRVLDVLWLEELGIPEAVWVLEVEDFPLLVAIDASGGSLYR; from the coding sequence GTGGCAGTGAGGCTGAGGACTCCACTGAGCGAGGAGGACGTTTTGAACCTCAATGCTGGAGACATCGTTCACCTCTCAGGGATAATCTACACCGCCAGGGACTCGGCCCACAGGAAAATCCTTGAGCTTGCCGAGAGGGGAGAGCTTCCCTTCGAACTCGATGGTGCGGTGATCTACCACTGTGGGCCGGTCGTGAGGAAGACCTCTGGGGGTTACGAGATAGTTTCCGCAGGGCCGACGACGAGCGCGAGGATGAACCGGTACCTGAAGGAAATCCTCTCCCTCGGCGTCCGTGGGATAATCGGAAAGGGCGGTATGGATGCCGAGCCCTTCAAAGGCCGCGCCGTTTACTTCGCCTTTACCGGCGGAGCCGGCTCCCTCGCGGCGAAGAGCGTAAAGCGCGTCCTTGACGTTCTCTGGCTGGAGGAGTTGGGGATTCCTGAGGCGGTGTGGGTTCTTGAGGTCGAGGACTTCCCCCTGCTGGTTGCGATAGACGCCAGTGGAGGGAGCCTTTACAGGTAG
- a CDS encoding fumarate hydratase, which yields MVDSIVEAILLAVTKIPEDTFSAIRKAYAEEDNEIARFNLGNIIKAIDIGFADRVPVCQDTGTVTFFVEAGVESPFLGEVKDWLIEATRRATEEIPLRPNAVDVLTGRNSGDNTGRDVPLIHWEPAPGDRIRIAVLPKGGGSENCSALAMLTPAEGWEGVRRFVLEHLKACGGKPCPPIILGIGVGGGADYALLLAKKALLRKVGERNPDGRIAKIEEELLVEVNKTGIGPMGMGGRTTALDVKIEVAHRHPASFPVGLVVQCWANRRAFVEIKPDGRVDVWQ from the coding sequence ATCGTTGACTCGATTGTTGAGGCCATTCTCTTGGCCGTCACCAAGATTCCAGAGGATACCTTCTCGGCCATCAGGAAGGCCTACGCCGAGGAGGACAATGAGATAGCGCGCTTCAACCTCGGCAACATAATCAAGGCCATAGACATCGGCTTTGCGGACCGGGTTCCCGTCTGTCAGGATACCGGCACGGTAACATTCTTCGTTGAGGCCGGCGTTGAAAGTCCCTTTCTCGGCGAGGTTAAGGACTGGCTCATCGAGGCTACGAGGAGGGCCACTGAGGAAATACCCCTCAGGCCCAACGCCGTTGACGTCCTCACAGGGAGGAACTCCGGCGACAACACAGGCAGGGACGTTCCTCTAATCCACTGGGAGCCCGCCCCGGGGGATAGGATAAGGATAGCGGTTCTTCCGAAGGGAGGGGGAAGCGAGAACTGCTCGGCTTTGGCCATGCTAACCCCCGCCGAGGGCTGGGAGGGAGTAAGGCGTTTTGTACTCGAGCACCTGAAGGCCTGCGGCGGAAAACCCTGTCCGCCGATTATTCTGGGCATAGGCGTTGGTGGCGGGGCCGACTACGCCCTGCTCCTGGCCAAAAAGGCCCTGCTGAGAAAAGTGGGGGAAAGGAACCCGGACGGGAGGATAGCGAAAATCGAGGAGGAGCTTTTGGTGGAAGTGAACAAAACGGGAATCGGCCCGATGGGCATGGGGGGAAGGACCACCGCCCTAGACGTCAAGATAGAGGTCGCCCACAGGCATCCTGCGAGCTTTCCGGTCGGTCTGGTCGTTCAGTGCTGGGCCAACAGGAGGGCCTTCGTGGAGATAAAGCCCGACGGGAGGGTGGACGTGTGGCAGTGA
- a CDS encoding hydroxyacid dehydrogenase → MKVLVAAPLHERAIEVLKNAGFDVIFEEYPDEGRLIELVGDVDAIIVRSKPKVTRKVIEAAPKLKVIGRAGVGLDNIDLEAAKERGIKVVNSPGASSRSVAELAVALMFNVARKIAFADRKMREGVWAKKQCMGIELEGKTLGIVGFGRIGYQIAKIAKALGMNLLLYDPYPNEERAKEVGGKFVDLETLLKESDVVTLHVPLIDATYHLINEERLRLMKPTAILINAARGAVVDTNALVKALKEGWIAGAGLDVFEEEPLPKDHPLTKLDNVVLTPHIGASTVEAQMRAGVQVAEQIVEILKG, encoded by the coding sequence GTGAAGGTTCTCGTTGCGGCCCCACTGCACGAGAGGGCGATAGAGGTTTTGAAGAACGCCGGTTTTGATGTTATTTTTGAGGAGTATCCCGATGAAGGGAGGCTGATTGAACTCGTCGGGGACGTTGATGCCATAATCGTCAGGAGCAAGCCCAAGGTGACGAGAAAGGTCATCGAGGCCGCCCCGAAGCTCAAGGTCATCGGAAGGGCCGGCGTCGGGCTGGACAACATAGACCTCGAGGCCGCCAAGGAGCGCGGAATAAAGGTCGTCAACAGCCCCGGTGCTTCCAGCAGAAGCGTTGCCGAGCTTGCCGTTGCGCTCATGTTCAACGTGGCTAGGAAAATAGCCTTCGCCGACAGGAAGATGAGGGAAGGCGTCTGGGCCAAGAAGCAGTGCATGGGAATCGAGCTTGAGGGCAAGACCCTCGGAATAGTCGGCTTTGGCAGGATAGGGTATCAGATAGCCAAGATAGCCAAGGCCCTTGGAATGAACCTCCTTCTCTACGACCCCTATCCGAACGAAGAGCGCGCGAAAGAGGTTGGAGGGAAGTTCGTCGACCTCGAGACCCTCCTGAAGGAGAGCGACGTAGTTACTCTCCACGTCCCGCTCATCGATGCCACCTACCACCTCATCAACGAGGAGAGGCTCAGACTGATGAAGCCCACCGCGATACTCATCAACGCCGCTCGTGGAGCCGTCGTTGACACGAACGCCCTCGTCAAAGCTCTGAAGGAGGGCTGGATCGCTGGAGCCGGCCTGGACGTCTTCGAGGAGGAGCCCCTCCCGAAGGACCACCCGCTTACCAAGCTCGACAACGTGGTTCTAACTCCCCACATAGGGGCCTCAACCGTCGAGGCCCAGATGCGCGCCGGCGTCCAGGTCGCCGAGCAGATAGTCGAGATTCTGAAGGGCTGA
- a CDS encoding TIGR00153 family protein → MPIFGGKESSVFEAIESHLEVVKESLVAFRELMNAYLDGDFERARAFEREVDQLESKADTLRRSIETMLYEGAFLPANRGDYVRLSELIDQVADAAESAAHTLILAKPKAPVELKAEIMELVESAIESYAVLEDAVNALNSDVDRAIELAKAVEDAEEKADEVEYDVKGKVFESETVTTYAKLIWNQILTKIGDIADRAEDASDQVMLMAIKRRG, encoded by the coding sequence ATGCCCATATTCGGTGGTAAGGAGAGCAGCGTCTTTGAGGCCATCGAGAGTCACCTTGAGGTCGTTAAGGAGTCTCTGGTCGCCTTCAGGGAGCTTATGAACGCCTATCTTGACGGGGATTTTGAGAGGGCCAGGGCCTTTGAGAGGGAGGTTGACCAACTTGAGAGCAAGGCCGACACGCTCAGGAGGAGCATAGAGACGATGCTCTACGAGGGTGCCTTTCTGCCCGCCAACAGGGGGGACTACGTGAGGCTGAGCGAGCTCATTGACCAGGTTGCCGATGCGGCCGAGAGCGCGGCCCACACTCTGATTCTTGCGAAGCCTAAGGCGCCGGTGGAGCTCAAGGCCGAGATTATGGAGCTCGTTGAGTCTGCGATAGAGAGCTACGCCGTCCTTGAGGATGCCGTCAATGCCCTCAACTCCGACGTTGACAGGGCGATAGAGCTGGCCAAAGCCGTTGAGGACGCTGAGGAAAAGGCCGACGAGGTTGAGTACGACGTCAAGGGCAAGGTTTTTGAGAGCGAGACCGTTACGACCTACGCAAAGCTTATCTGGAACCAAATACTGACGAAGATCGGCGATATAGCCGACCGTGCGGAGGACGCCTCCGACCAGGTTATGCTCATGGCCATAAAAAGAAGGGGATGA
- a CDS encoding RNA-guided endonuclease InsQ/TnpB family protein: MDKKTYKILRTLTHLSKSLYNLTLYTVKQHYELNGTFLPYAKAYHLVKDSEPYKLLPSQAAQQTMKIVERNFRSFFHVLNERKKGNYNRPVRPPKYLPKDGHFVLIFPYQSFRVKGDRIILSLGRNFARKYGVQHLEFTLPKNVRGHRIKEVRILPRYNALWFEIEYVYEVEPEKRELDYSKYLAIDLGLDNFATCVSTTGTAFIIEGRGLKSFNRWWNKEKARLQSQYDRQGVKFGKKMAWLLRKRKNVINDFMNKAVSYIVNYCLEKGLATS; the protein is encoded by the coding sequence GTGGACAAGAAGACATACAAAATTCTCAGGACACTAACCCACCTATCCAAGAGCCTCTACAACCTGACCCTTTACACGGTTAAACAACACTACGAGCTGAACGGCACTTTTCTGCCATACGCCAAAGCCTACCATCTCGTAAAGGACAGCGAGCCCTACAAACTCCTACCGAGTCAGGCGGCACAGCAAACGATGAAAATCGTGGAGAGAAACTTCCGCTCCTTCTTCCACGTCCTCAACGAGCGGAAAAAGGGGAACTACAACCGTCCGGTAAGACCGCCGAAGTATCTCCCCAAGGACGGCCACTTCGTCCTCATCTTCCCTTATCAATCCTTCAGGGTTAAGGGTGACAGGATAATCCTCTCCCTCGGCAGGAACTTCGCCAGAAAATACGGTGTCCAGCACCTCGAATTCACCCTCCCAAAGAACGTCAGAGGGCACAGGATAAAGGAAGTCCGCATCCTGCCGAGATACAACGCCCTCTGGTTCGAGATTGAATACGTCTACGAAGTCGAACCCGAGAAGAGGGAGCTGGATTACTCAAAATACCTCGCCATCGATTTGGGTCTCGACAACTTCGCCACCTGCGTTTCCACCACTGGGACGGCCTTCATCATCGAAGGCCGGGGGTTGAAGAGCTTCAACCGGTGGTGGAACAAGGAGAAGGCCCGCCTCCAGAGTCAATACGACAGGCAGGGTGTAAAGTTCGGAAAGAAGATGGCTTGGCTTTTGAGGAAGAGAAAGAACGTGATTAACGACTTTATGAACAAGGCGGTCAGCTACATCGTGAACTACTGCCTCGAAAAGGGATTGGCAACATCGTGA
- a CDS encoding IS200/IS605 family accessory protein TnpB-related protein yields the protein MIGELKGIKQNGNLGKRNNQNFQYIPYGLFKRKLKAKCERYGINYIEVDEAYTSKVDALALEPIEKREKYLGRRVKRGLFQSSTGVLINADVNGALNILRKVAGDSPVRAIVGSGRVNRPVRVRLPWGGLTPHEAPPARMG from the coding sequence GTGATTGGCGAGCTGAAGGGGATAAAGCAGAACGGAAACCTCGGAAAGAGGAACAACCAGAATTTCCAATACATCCCTTACGGCCTCTTCAAGCGAAAACTGAAGGCCAAGTGCGAGCGTTACGGGATTAACTACATCGAGGTTGATGAGGCATACACGAGTAAGGTCGATGCCCTCGCTCTGGAGCCGATTGAGAAGAGGGAGAAATACCTCGGGAGGCGGGTTAAGAGGGGACTTTTCCAGTCTTCCACAGGAGTGCTGATTAACGCTGACGTGAACGGTGCTCTGAACATTTTGAGGAAGGTAGCCGGCGATTCGCCCGTTCGGGCGATAGTCGGTAGTGGCCGTGTGAACCGGCCTGTGAGGGTGAGGCTACCTTGGGGTGGTCTCACTCCTCACGAAGCCCCACCCGCAAGAATGGGGTAG
- a CDS encoding 2-dehydropantoate 2-reductase, giving the protein MKIYVLGAGSIGSLFGALLARAGNDVTLIGREEQVRAINENGLHVSGFEEFTVHPKASLYAPSEPPELLILSTKSYSTKAALECARGCIGPGTWVLSIQNGLGNEEMALKVTPNVMGGITTNGAMLVEWGHVRWTGKGITVIGRYPGGSDPFVGKVAEVFNASGLETHVTENVNGWKWAKTIVNSVINGLGTVLEVKNGFLKDDPYLEAISVEIAREGCTVAQRLGIEFEIHPLELLWDTIERTRENYNSTLQDIRRGKRTEVDYIHGKIVEYASSVGLEAPRNELLWALIKAKEGQSR; this is encoded by the coding sequence ATGAAGATTTACGTACTCGGCGCGGGGAGCATAGGCTCGCTCTTTGGGGCTTTGCTCGCGAGGGCGGGCAACGACGTCACACTCATCGGAAGAGAGGAGCAGGTGCGGGCGATAAACGAGAACGGGCTGCACGTTTCTGGGTTTGAGGAGTTCACGGTCCATCCTAAGGCGAGCCTCTACGCCCCGAGCGAGCCCCCGGAGCTTCTGATCCTCTCGACCAAGTCCTACTCTACCAAGGCCGCCCTTGAGTGCGCGCGCGGCTGCATCGGGCCGGGAACATGGGTACTCAGCATCCAGAACGGTCTGGGCAACGAGGAGATGGCTTTGAAGGTTACGCCCAACGTCATGGGGGGAATAACCACGAATGGGGCAATGCTGGTCGAGTGGGGGCACGTGAGGTGGACCGGGAAGGGCATCACCGTAATCGGCAGGTATCCAGGCGGAAGCGATCCCTTTGTCGGAAAGGTCGCAGAAGTTTTCAACGCCTCTGGCTTAGAAACCCACGTGACGGAGAACGTGAACGGCTGGAAATGGGCAAAGACCATAGTCAACTCGGTCATCAACGGTCTCGGAACGGTTCTTGAGGTCAAAAACGGCTTTCTGAAGGATGACCCATACCTTGAGGCCATCTCCGTCGAGATAGCCCGCGAGGGCTGCACCGTTGCCCAGCGGCTCGGCATCGAGTTCGAGATACACCCGCTTGAGCTCCTGTGGGACACGATAGAGCGCACTAGGGAAAACTACAACTCCACCCTTCAGGACATAAGGAGGGGCAAGAGGACGGAGGTCGATTACATCCATGGCAAAATAGTGGAGTACGCCAGCTCCGTTGGCCTCGAGGCTCCGAGGAACGAGCTCCTCTGGGCACTCATCAAGGCAAAGGAGGGGCAAAGTAGGTGA
- a CDS encoding RNA methyltransferase has product MISVVLVEPEGPANIGMVARTMKNFGFSSLVLVNPNITEESYSYAVHAGDVLENAMMVESLEEALGLFDVAVGTTGKPGKSYIPERAPLMPWELRETLRGYSGRVGLFFGRESIGLKNDELKRLDFTVTIPTSEAYPVMNLAQAVAVILYELARERPKANVHSLEPATQVEKEELVRAWERLLNVLNYPKDSERREVFTRVFRRFVGRSLLYGREVHTLIGPIRKAALKLEECGDAERREV; this is encoded by the coding sequence ATGATAAGCGTTGTTCTCGTCGAGCCAGAGGGGCCCGCAAACATCGGAATGGTGGCAAGGACCATGAAGAACTTCGGCTTCTCCAGCTTAGTCCTGGTCAACCCAAACATCACGGAGGAGAGCTACAGCTACGCAGTTCACGCGGGGGACGTTCTCGAAAACGCGATGATGGTCGAGAGCCTTGAGGAGGCTCTGGGACTCTTCGACGTTGCCGTTGGAACCACGGGCAAGCCCGGAAAAAGCTACATCCCCGAGAGGGCACCCCTGATGCCCTGGGAGCTGAGGGAAACCCTACGAGGCTATTCCGGAAGGGTCGGCCTCTTCTTTGGCAGGGAGAGCATCGGCCTGAAAAACGATGAGCTGAAGAGGCTCGACTTCACGGTAACGATTCCGACAAGCGAGGCCTATCCGGTCATGAACCTCGCCCAGGCGGTGGCCGTTATCCTCTACGAACTGGCGAGGGAGAGGCCAAAAGCTAACGTCCACTCCCTCGAGCCAGCCACGCAAGTGGAGAAGGAGGAGCTGGTGAGAGCCTGGGAGAGGCTGCTCAACGTGCTGAACTACCCGAAGGACTCCGAGAGAAGGGAGGTTTTCACGAGGGTGTTCCGGCGCTTCGTCGGGAGGTCCCTCCTCTACGGGAGGGAGGTTCACACGCTCATCGGGCCGATCAGGAAGGCGGCCCTCAAACTGGAGGAATGCGGAGATGCTGAGCGTCGAGAGGTTTGA
- the otg gene encoding methylated-DNA--protein-cysteine methyltransferase, producing MLSVERFDIAGREVWIGVVHSEKIQGITFSLEREQFERNVKRLTGFLERRGVEVNTKPAESRYPSLVRDVILGRVENFEVLRELSLEGLTPFERRVYEWLTKNVKRGSVITYGNLAKAVGTSPRAIGGAMKRNPYPIVVPCHRVVAHDGIGYYTPRLEEKMFLLEIEGVKGWTSSRRT from the coding sequence ATGCTGAGCGTCGAGAGGTTTGATATAGCAGGTAGAGAGGTGTGGATAGGGGTAGTCCACTCCGAAAAAATCCAGGGGATAACCTTCTCCCTGGAAAGGGAGCAGTTCGAGAGGAACGTCAAGCGCCTCACGGGTTTTCTGGAGAGGAGGGGCGTTGAGGTAAACACGAAACCAGCAGAGAGCCGGTATCCTTCCCTCGTGAGGGACGTTATCCTGGGCAGGGTGGAGAATTTCGAGGTTCTCAGGGAGCTCTCCCTTGAGGGCCTTACACCTTTTGAGAGACGAGTTTACGAATGGCTCACGAAAAACGTTAAAAGAGGGAGCGTTATAACCTACGGTAACCTTGCGAAGGCCGTTGGAACGTCTCCACGGGCAATCGGCGGGGCCATGAAGAGGAACCCGTACCCGATAGTCGTTCCCTGCCACAGGGTGGTCGCCCACGATGGCATCGGTTACTACACTCCGAGGCTGGAGGAGAAGATGTTCCTGCTCGAAATTGAGGGGGTGAAAGGATGGACAAGCTCAAGGCGTACCTGA
- a CDS encoding tetratricopeptide repeat protein encodes MDKLKAYLIAFVLIVLGIAAGIVYEWGWTMLLRVILTLGFLGVTLMLLFFTGLTLYAESWKYGIILAIFTAISGYGLYLSATWQGLHIIAGIIVFFIAIVAFGIWYISEPDLSLTDRFRSAEKLERMGKYKAAARKYEKAGNYLKAAEMYEKLGWMESAAWAYEKAEKYERAAEIYEELYEKEKDTYYLKEAHEYWKKAGNMERAAKALERYAEEEPWFWEDVAKLYEELGNEEKAREAWERALEYYQKEAQEEGVFYEDVGNIARRLGKEELAREAYQKFLEYCLKEAEEDPMWWKHVAEAYEYLGEKEKAEEARKKYEEYRAKIMRANEETSNFPEEKGE; translated from the coding sequence ATGGACAAGCTCAAGGCGTACCTGATAGCGTTCGTTCTCATCGTTCTTGGGATAGCCGCGGGGATAGTCTACGAATGGGGCTGGACAATGCTGCTCAGGGTTATCCTGACCCTCGGCTTCCTGGGAGTCACGCTAATGCTGCTCTTCTTCACCGGGCTAACGCTCTACGCGGAGAGCTGGAAGTACGGAATAATCCTCGCGATCTTCACCGCGATAAGCGGCTACGGCCTCTACCTGAGCGCCACATGGCAGGGGCTCCACATAATCGCCGGCATAATCGTCTTCTTCATCGCCATAGTCGCCTTCGGCATCTGGTACATCAGCGAGCCTGATTTAAGCCTGACCGACCGCTTCCGCTCGGCCGAAAAGCTCGAAAGGATGGGCAAGTACAAAGCCGCAGCAAGAAAGTACGAGAAGGCCGGAAACTACCTGAAGGCGGCGGAGATGTACGAGAAGCTCGGCTGGATGGAGAGCGCCGCCTGGGCCTACGAAAAGGCCGAGAAATACGAAAGGGCGGCCGAGATATACGAGGAGCTGTACGAGAAGGAGAAGGACACCTACTACCTCAAGGAGGCCCACGAGTACTGGAAGAAGGCCGGAAACATGGAGCGGGCCGCTAAGGCCCTTGAGCGCTACGCCGAGGAGGAGCCCTGGTTCTGGGAGGACGTTGCGAAGCTCTACGAGGAACTGGGCAACGAGGAGAAGGCTAGGGAAGCCTGGGAGAGGGCCCTTGAGTACTACCAGAAGGAGGCCCAGGAGGAGGGTGTCTTTTACGAGGACGTCGGCAACATAGCGAGGAGGCTCGGAAAGGAGGAGCTCGCCAGGGAAGCATACCAGAAGTTCCTCGAGTACTGCCTCAAGGAGGCTGAGGAAGACCCGATGTGGTGGAAGCACGTCGCCGAAGCCTACGAATATCTCGGCGAGAAGGAGAAAGCGGAAGAGGCTAGAAAGAAGTACGAGGAGTACCGGGCAAAGATAATGAGGGCCAACGAGGAAACCTCGAATTTCCCGGAGGAGAAGGGGGAGTAG
- a CDS encoding nascent polypeptide-associated complex protein → MMGMNPRQMKKLMRQMGIKMEELDGVKEVVIRLENREIIIKEPAVTVITAQGEKSYQIIGPEEVRAIVSIPEEDIKLVMEQTGVDYDTAKKALEEAEGDLAEAILKLSGE, encoded by the coding sequence ATGATGGGAATGAACCCGAGGCAGATGAAGAAGCTCATGCGCCAGATGGGCATCAAGATGGAGGAGCTCGATGGCGTCAAGGAAGTCGTAATCAGACTTGAGAACAGGGAGATAATCATAAAGGAACCCGCGGTCACGGTCATCACTGCGCAGGGCGAGAAGAGCTACCAGATAATCGGGCCGGAGGAGGTCAGGGCGATAGTCAGCATCCCGGAGGAGGACATAAAGCTCGTGATGGAGCAGACCGGCGTTGACTACGATACCGCAAAGAAGGCCCTGGAGGAGGCAGAGGGAGACCTCGCGGAGGCCATACTCAAACTGAGCGGGGAATGA